In a single window of the Populus alba chromosome 16, ASM523922v2, whole genome shotgun sequence genome:
- the LOC118050053 gene encoding fatty acyl-CoA reductase 2, chloroplastic, giving the protein MGSLFLNPPPPAPTKLVRVSSKCDWCFLRWRKRNVAVYCQSGGGKAMRSSGFPSVLTERSAVVSDQEHIASVRDAGSLVLSPNEKGKPEIAVKDLVPYGGPTSSSLLEMQDGIGIVKYLRGKGFFISGATGFLAKVLIEKILRTMPDVGKIYVLIKAESKEAAITRLKNEIINAELFKCLRQTHGKSYQAFMLSKLVPVVGNVCESNLGLEEDLADKIADEVDIIVNSAANTTFDERYDVAIDVNTRGTCHLMSFAKKCQKLKLFLQVSTAYVNGQRQGRIMEKPFLFGDCIARENLIISESTPRFAPALDIEHEMNLALDSKEAFQENEVAQKMKELGLERARKYGWQDTYVFTKAMGEMVVDNMRGDIPVVVIRPSVIESTCKEPFPGWMEGNRMMDPIVLYYGKGQLTGFLVDPNGVLDVVPADMVVNATLAAMAWHGMEQKPDINVYQIASSVVNPLVFQDLATLLHEHYNSSPYMDSNGRAIHVPSMKLFSSMEEFSAHLWRYVTQRSRLAGMATSDRKLSQKHENICRKSVEQAKYLASIYEPYTFYGGRFDNSNTQKLMERMSENEKGIFGFDVGSIDWRDYITNVHIPGLRRHVMKGRGMCG; this is encoded by the exons ATGGGGTCCCTGTTCCTCAATCCTCCTCCACCGGCACCCACTAAACTGGTAAGAGTGTCCAGTAAGTGCGACTGGTGCTTTTTGAGGTGGAGGAAGAGGAACGTTGCTGTATATTGCCAAAGTGGTGGAGGAAAGGCGATGAGGTCTAGTGGGTTTCCTTCAGTTTTAACAGAAAGATCTGCAGTGGTTAGTGATCAGGAGCATATTGCTTCTGTCAGGGATGCAGGAAGCTTGGTTTTGTCTCCAAATGAAAAGGGGAAACCTGAAATTGCTGTTAAGGACCTTGTGCCTTATGGTGGACCAACTAGCTCTTCTTTGTTGGAGATGCAAGATGGTATTGGCATTGTCAAATATCTTAGAGGGAAAGGGTTCTTCATTAGTGGTGCAACTGGCTTTCTAGCCAAAG TTCTTATCGAGAAGATTTTAAGGACCATGCCTGACGTGGGCAAGATATATGTTCTGATTAAGGCAGAAAGCAAGGAAGCTGCAATTACAAGATTGAAAAACGAG ATAATAAACGCAGAGCTGTTCAAGTGTCTCAGACAAACCCATGGAAAATCCTACCAAGCTTTCATGTTGAGCAAACTAGTCCCCGTGGTAGGAAATGTCTGCGAATCCAATCTCGGGTTAGAAGAAGATTTAGCTGACAAGATTGCTGATGAAGTTGACATAATCGTCAATTCAGCAGCTAATACAACTTTTGACGAAAG GTATGATGTTGCTATTGATGTCAACACACGAGGAACTTGCCACCTCATGAGCTTTGCAAAGAAGTGCCAGAAACTCAAGCTTTTCTTACAAGTATCAACAG CTTATGTTAATGGACAAAGACAAGGAAGAATTATGGAGAAGCCATTCCTTTTTGGAGACTGTATAGCAAGGGAAAACTTAATCATCTCTGAGAGCACGCCAAGATTTGCACCCGCATTGGATATCGAGCATGAAATGAATCTGGCCTTGGATTCCAAGGAAGCTTTTCAAGAAAATGAAGTGGCTCAAAAGATGAAAGAGTTGGGTTTAGAAAG GGCAAGAAAATATGGGTGGCAAGACACTTACGTATTCACCAAGGCTATGGGGGAAATGGTGGTTGATAACATGAGAGGAGACATACCAGTTGTCGTCATTCGACCTAGTGTTATTGAGAGCACTTGCAAGGAGCCATTCCCTGGATGGATGGAAGGGAACAG GATGATGGATCCTATTGTTTTGTACTACGGGAAAGGGCAGCTCACAGGTTTTTTAGTAGACCCAAACGGGGTCCTTGATGTG GTTCCAGCAGATATGGTGGTTAATGCAACATTGGCAGCAATGGCTTGGCATGGAATGGAGCAAAAACCAGACATCAATGTCTACCAGATCGCTTCATCTGTTGTAAATCCTCTTGTTTTCCAGGACCTGGCTACGTTGCTCCATGAACACTACAATTCCTCTCCATACATGGACTCAAATGGCCGAGCAATCCATGTTCCCTCAATGAAGCTCTTCAGCTCCATGGAAGAGTTCTCTGCTCATCTTTGGAGGTATGTCACTCAGCGAAGCCGGCTAGCCGGAATGGCCACATCGGACAGGAAGTTGtcacaaaaacatgaaaacatatGCAGAAAATCAGTGGAACAAGCCAAGTACCTGGCCAGTATATATGAGCCATACACTTTCTATGGTGGAAG GTTTGATAATAGCAATACTCAGAAATTGATGGAGAGAATGTCAGAAAACGAGAAGGGGATATTCGGATTCGACGTGGGAAGTATTGACTGGAGAGATTATATTACAAATGTTCATATCCCAGGCTTAAGGAGGCATGTCATGAAGGGGAGAGGAATGTGTGGCTGA